From Candidatus Manganitrophus morganii, the proteins below share one genomic window:
- the treZ gene encoding malto-oligosyltrehalose trehalohydrolase: MMQNRIGWRLGLGAEVQEAGVSFRVWAPKHRRMEVVIEGSDGKTFPLEAEEGGYFSGTVPGIGAGARYRYRFEDGTRCPDPCSRFQPEGPHGPSMVVDPGEYRWGNTAWPGARLPGQVIYELHIGAFTPEGTFDAAAREIEELRRIGITMIELMPVAEFPGRWNWGYDGVALYAPSHVYGDPEGLKRFVDAAHQHGIAVILDVVYNHVGPDGNYFKAFSDDYFTDRYKNEWGEPINFDGPGSKEVREFFIRNACYWVAEFHLDGLRLDATQQIFDAGPVHLLAELSRRAREAARPREIVLIGENESQQVIALAPVEKGGHGLDALWNDDFHHSALVALTGRRDGYFTDYRGEAQEFISAVKRGFLYQGQHYLWQKKPRGSQVTAEPAAAFVHYIQNHDQVANHLRGERLHVLTNPARVRAMTALLLLAPETPLLFMGQEFGASSPFLFFADHNHALAPEVHKGRKAFLAQFPSYATPEAQREIPDPRCDSTFLQSKLDFSEREKHAGIYRLHQDLLTFRREDPILALQSREGIDGAVLGPRAFALRFFGKEGDDRLLVVNLGPDLDLRPAPEPLLAPVKGGAWRLVWSSDDPRYGGPGAVHPCGPDGWQLPGGSAVFLSAVPA, from the coding sequence ATGATGCAAAACAGAATCGGCTGGAGATTGGGGTTGGGGGCGGAGGTTCAGGAGGCCGGGGTTTCGTTTCGCGTATGGGCTCCCAAACACCGACGCATGGAGGTGGTCATCGAGGGGAGCGATGGAAAGACATTTCCGTTGGAGGCGGAAGAAGGGGGCTATTTTTCGGGGACCGTTCCAGGCATTGGCGCCGGCGCGCGTTACCGTTACCGGTTTGAGGATGGGACGCGCTGTCCCGACCCTTGTTCCCGTTTTCAGCCGGAGGGGCCGCACGGGCCGTCGATGGTCGTCGATCCGGGAGAATATCGGTGGGGGAATACGGCGTGGCCCGGCGCGCGCCTTCCCGGCCAGGTGATCTATGAGCTGCATATCGGCGCCTTTACCCCGGAGGGGACCTTTGATGCGGCGGCGCGGGAAATCGAAGAACTCCGGCGGATCGGAATTACGATGATTGAGCTGATGCCGGTGGCCGAGTTCCCCGGCCGCTGGAATTGGGGGTACGATGGGGTCGCTCTCTACGCGCCGTCTCATGTATACGGCGATCCGGAAGGGCTGAAGCGCTTCGTCGATGCCGCCCATCAACACGGGATCGCGGTGATTCTCGACGTCGTCTACAACCATGTGGGGCCCGACGGGAATTATTTCAAAGCCTTCAGCGACGACTATTTTACCGACCGCTACAAAAACGAATGGGGCGAGCCGATCAACTTCGACGGGCCCGGCTCAAAAGAGGTCCGGGAATTTTTCATCCGGAACGCCTGCTACTGGGTCGCCGAATTCCATCTCGACGGCCTGCGGCTCGATGCAACGCAGCAGATCTTCGACGCCGGCCCGGTTCATCTCCTGGCGGAGCTGTCGCGCCGCGCCCGCGAGGCCGCCCGGCCGCGGGAGATCGTATTGATCGGGGAGAACGAGTCGCAGCAGGTGATCGCGCTGGCGCCGGTGGAAAAAGGGGGGCACGGCCTCGACGCCCTCTGGAACGACGATTTTCACCATTCGGCGCTGGTCGCCCTGACCGGCCGTCGGGACGGTTATTTCACCGACTATCGCGGAGAGGCGCAGGAATTCATCTCCGCCGTGAAGCGGGGTTTCCTCTATCAGGGACAACACTACCTTTGGCAGAAGAAGCCGAGGGGGTCGCAGGTGACGGCGGAGCCGGCCGCCGCCTTTGTCCACTACATTCAGAATCACGATCAGGTGGCGAATCATCTCCGTGGGGAGCGGCTCCACGTGTTGACGAATCCGGCGCGGGTCCGGGCGATGACCGCCCTTCTTCTCCTCGCCCCCGAGACGCCGTTGCTTTTCATGGGGCAGGAGTTCGGCGCGTCGAGTCCGTTTCTCTTCTTCGCCGATCACAACCATGCGCTCGCGCCGGAGGTTCACAAAGGACGAAAGGCATTTCTCGCGCAATTTCCAAGTTACGCGACGCCGGAGGCGCAGCGGGAGATTCCCGACCCGCGGTGCGATTCCACCTTTCTGCAATCGAAGCTCGACTTCTCCGAGCGGGAGAAACATGCCGGGATCTACCGGCTCCATCAGGACCTTCTCACATTCCGCCGGGAAGATCCGATTCTTGCTTTGCAGTCGCGGGAGGGGATCGACGGCGCGGTCCTGGGACCGCGGGCCTTCGCCCTGCGGTTTTTCGGAAAGGAGGGGGACGACCGTTTATTGGTCGTTAATCTCGGGCCGGACCTCGATCTGCGGCCGGCCCCGGAGCCGCTCCTGGCGCCGGTGAAGGGGGGCGCGTGGCGGCTGGTCTGGTCGAGCGACGATCCGCGCTACGGCGGCCCGGGGGCGGTTCACCCCTGCGGCCCGGACGGCTGGCAACTCCCCGGCGGATCGGCGGTTTTTCTCTCGGCGGTTCCCGCCTAA
- a CDS encoding VOC family protein produces the protein MPKIISDSWVMAGVRDMKKSVAFYTKLGLKPSINRPYYVELTLPGGTVLGLHSIEDEKGKKPKAAKRMADGGWGIMLRVKDIKKVVADLKRKRVPCSKIETAPGGADFALLHDPDGNRLVLLEMA, from the coding sequence ATGCCAAAAATTATTTCCGACTCCTGGGTCATGGCGGGTGTCCGCGACATGAAGAAATCGGTCGCCTTCTACACAAAACTCGGTCTGAAACCGTCGATCAATCGCCCCTACTATGTCGAATTGACCCTGCCGGGAGGGACGGTCCTCGGCCTCCATTCGATCGAAGATGAGAAGGGAAAGAAGCCGAAAGCGGCCAAGCGAATGGCCGACGGCGGCTGGGGGATCATGCTCCGGGTCAAAGACATCAAGAAGGTGGTGGCCGACCTCAAACGAAAACGGGTCCCCTGCAGTAAGATCGAGACGGCCCCCGGCGGCGCCGATTTCGCCTTGCTACATGATCCGGACGGCAATCGTCTGGTGCTTCTTGAAATGGCGTGA